The Methanobacteriaceae archaeon genome has a window encoding:
- a CDS encoding GyrI-like domain-containing protein has product MESEVKLIPEQKLAVINCKTPISDLGIFLSMLMGWVDAEGIETDGDPFIVYFSPRHEVNDGDAVFDVSIPIKKDANETDRVRVVDMIENKVLSGIHYGPADDIMSTYEKLVEIAQENHYDIIGSPKEVLIKNVHNCENEKDYVTEIQLPIIEM; this is encoded by the coding sequence ATGGAAAGTGAAGTTAAACTAATTCCAGAACAAAAATTAGCTGTTATTAATTGTAAAACCCCAATTTCTGATTTGGGAATTTTCCTTTCAATGTTAATGGGTTGGGTTGATGCTGAAGGTATTGAAACTGATGGTGATCCATTTATCGTTTATTTCTCACCAAGACATGAAGTTAATGATGGTGATGCAGTATTTGATGTAAGTATTCCTATTAAAAAGGATGCTAATGAAACTGACAGAGTTCGTGTTGTTGACATGATTGAAAACAAAGTTTTATCTGGTATTCATTATGGCCCTGCTGATGATATTATGTCCACTTATGAAAAATTAGTAGAAATTGCTCAGGAAAACCATTACGACATTATCGGCTCACCTAAAGAAGTTTTAATTAAAAACGTTCACAATTGTGAGAATGAAAAAGATTACGTAACAGAAATCCAATTACCTATTATTGAAATGTAG
- a CDS encoding phosphoglycolate phosphatase yields the protein MTIEAIAVDIDGTITDEKRQICISAIEALRKAEAKGIPTIIVTGNVVNYAYATEVLIGCSGGLVAENGGVVFKEGENDNAVETLVERDFVTSAEEHLKDKLGSEFDKHASHDNMYRLTETVFYKTIDRKQLEDALKDFKYLDQLEIYDSGFALHITDKRVNKGTSLKYLCERNGINMENVMAIGDSQNDEDFLKQAGYKIAVANAEDKLKEISTYTCENMFGDGVAEAIEKFAL from the coding sequence ATGACAATTGAAGCAATTGCAGTAGATATTGATGGAACAATAACAGATGAAAAAAGACAAATCTGCATTTCAGCTATTGAAGCTTTAAGAAAAGCAGAAGCAAAAGGAATACCTACAATAATTGTAACTGGAAATGTTGTTAATTATGCTTATGCTACTGAAGTATTAATCGGTTGTAGTGGTGGTCTTGTAGCAGAAAACGGAGGAGTCGTATTTAAAGAAGGTGAAAACGACAACGCTGTTGAAACATTAGTTGAAAGAGATTTTGTAACTTCTGCTGAAGAACACTTAAAAGATAAATTAGGAAGTGAATTTGACAAACACGCATCTCATGATAATATGTACCGTTTAACAGAAACAGTATTCTACAAAACAATTGACAGGAAACAATTGGAAGATGCACTTAAAGATTTCAAGTATTTAGACCAGCTTGAGATTTATGACAGCGGTTTTGCACTCCACATTACAGACAAACGTGTAAACAAAGGAACTTCATTAAAATATTTATGTGAAAGAAATGGAATAAATATGGAAAATGTTATGGCTATTGGAGACAGTCAAAACGATGAAGACTTCCTAAAACAAGCAGGATATAAAATAGCTGTAGCAAATGCTGAAGATAAATTAAAAGAGATTAGTACTTACACCTGTGAAAATATGTTTGGTGATGGTGTAGCAGAAGCTATTGAGAAATTTGCATTATAA
- a CDS encoding NERD domain-containing protein — protein sequence MKVVCCKNCGAKYQLNDDDDISTFECSSCAGDLEYLEDYSNEENESNDSAISQTRYNNSYIVQCQDCGLKYKIKTTDSILDYECDSCGGSLRYLDENLNKELDSYIEERKVEIQNIRKETIPNEPTSEEFTTDYDNTSIKTFTDRLENFFSEEHMRKIADAEKEEEQKEPVMKKTARTTIPQSVLSKFGREFDIPQTNDYDTLKNFLKEEFFKGIEEDYYSANIVESKPKKSFLDKISLSEPEIGGITDAPVPDIEEELKFEIEPSKIPNFDGNKVPVIIGAVIFILSIIEILTINGGIGIAALFIGVIILCYGLYRNKDIKETEERTRIIREHLLSLPEEFYVFYNVRTPTSSSGINHVVVGPTGIYALLSQKYNPKLRLESENENLNLIGSTTSDEERFEDIGSYGKQRFKYTTKQAKFPQDNKVKQKSLSLGEDLINFLNDNNIKNCFVEPLVGFINHEVVVINMPLTDEDLFIEELLHKIQNSTVKLDSETINKCAVLINKYSADCSSEF from the coding sequence ATGAAAGTTGTATGCTGTAAGAACTGTGGTGCAAAATACCAACTCAATGATGACGATGACATATCCACATTTGAGTGTTCTTCATGTGCAGGTGACTTAGAATACTTAGAAGACTATTCTAATGAAGAAAATGAATCCAATGACTCCGCTATTAGTCAAACAAGATACAATAATTCATATATTGTTCAGTGCCAAGATTGCGGATTAAAATACAAAATCAAAACTACTGACAGCATTCTTGATTATGAATGTGACAGTTGTGGTGGATCTTTAAGATATTTGGATGAAAATTTAAACAAAGAATTAGATTCCTATATCGAAGAGAGAAAAGTAGAGATTCAAAACATTAGAAAAGAAACAATCCCTAATGAACCAACATCTGAAGAATTTACTACAGATTATGATAATACCTCAATAAAAACATTTACTGATAGACTTGAAAACTTCTTCTCAGAAGAGCATATGAGAAAAATAGCTGATGCTGAAAAAGAAGAAGAACAAAAAGAACCAGTAATGAAAAAAACAGCAAGAACAACCATACCACAATCCGTTTTATCAAAATTTGGAAGAGAATTCGATATTCCTCAAACTAATGACTATGACACTCTTAAAAATTTCCTTAAAGAAGAATTTTTCAAAGGAATTGAAGAAGATTATTATTCAGCAAATATTGTTGAATCAAAACCTAAAAAGAGTTTTCTTGATAAAATTAGTTTAAGTGAACCTGAAATTGGAGGTATAACTGATGCTCCAGTTCCAGATATAGAAGAAGAACTTAAATTTGAAATTGAACCTTCAAAAATACCAAACTTTGATGGAAATAAAGTTCCTGTTATTATCGGAGCTGTGATTTTCATTTTGAGTATAATTGAAATTTTAACCATAAATGGTGGTATTGGAATTGCTGCATTGTTTATTGGAGTAATCATTTTATGTTATGGACTATATAGAAATAAAGACATAAAAGAGACTGAAGAAAGAACAAGAATTATCAGAGAACACTTACTTAGTCTTCCAGAAGAGTTTTATGTATTCTATAATGTTAGAACTCCAACATCATCTTCAGGTATTAATCACGTTGTAGTAGGACCAACTGGAATATATGCATTGCTTTCACAAAAGTATAATCCAAAACTTAGATTAGAATCAGAAAATGAAAATTTGAATCTAATAGGAAGCACTACTTCTGATGAAGAAAGATTTGAAGATATTGGCAGTTATGGTAAACAAAGATTTAAATATACTACCAAACAGGCTAAATTCCCACAAGACAATAAAGTTAAACAAAAATCATTAAGTTTAGGAGAAGATTTGATTAACTTCCTTAATGATAATAACATTAAAAATTGTTTTGTTGAACCATTAGTTGGATTCATAAACCATGAAGTTGTAGTTATAAACATGCCTTTAACTGATGAAGACTTGTTTATTGAAGAATTACTTCATAAAATCCAAAATTCAACTGTAAAATTAGATTCTGAAACAATCAACAAATGTGCTGTTTTAATTAACAAATATTCAGCTGATTGCTCATCAGAATTTTAA
- the hypD gene encoding hydrogenase formation protein HypD — MKAMSEKLLKKINELSTPVKIMHVCGSHEHTIMENGIRSLLPEEVEIIAGPGCPVCVVPSREIDEALELIDRGVTITTFGDMLRVPGSERSLADAKAEGGDVRVVYGINRAIEIAQKEDNDVAFISAGFETTAPTTAAELLATPPENFSVLSCHRLIPPAIDFLINSGETTLNALIQPGHVCTIIGTQPFEYFSSQFGIPQAVAGFNPLDILMSVYMILRQIHNETPKIENEYTRAVREEGNVIAQEKMNEVFEVTSREWRGFPKIPNSILEIKDEFSEFNAREKYDIEVKDVNEAPKGCICGPILRGLARPEDCKLFRKACTPLHPIGACMVSKEGTCNIAHRYSRG; from the coding sequence ATGAAAGCTATGTCAGAGAAGTTATTAAAAAAAATAAACGAATTATCAACACCCGTGAAGATAATGCATGTTTGTGGTTCTCACGAACATACAATAATGGAAAATGGAATTAGAAGTCTACTTCCAGAAGAAGTGGAAATTATTGCAGGACCAGGATGTCCAGTTTGTGTTGTACCATCTCGTGAAATTGACGAAGCATTAGAATTAATTGACAGAGGAGTTACAATTACCACCTTTGGAGATATGTTAAGAGTTCCAGGTTCTGAGAGATCTCTTGCAGATGCTAAAGCTGAAGGAGGAGATGTAAGAGTAGTATATGGAATCAACAGAGCAATTGAAATAGCTCAAAAAGAAGATAATGATGTTGCATTTATATCTGCAGGTTTTGAAACAACTGCACCAACTACAGCAGCAGAATTATTAGCAACACCTCCTGAAAATTTCTCAGTTTTATCCTGTCACAGATTAATCCCACCCGCTATTGATTTTTTAATTAATTCCGGAGAAACAACTTTAAATGCATTAATCCAACCAGGACACGTTTGTACAATCATTGGAACACAACCATTCGAATATTTCTCAAGCCAATTCGGAATTCCTCAAGCTGTTGCAGGATTTAATCCATTAGACATTTTAATGTCTGTGTATATGATTTTAAGACAAATTCATAATGAAACACCAAAAATAGAAAATGAATACACAAGAGCGGTTAGAGAAGAAGGAAATGTAATTGCACAAGAAAAAATGAACGAAGTATTTGAAGTTACTTCCAGAGAATGGAGAGGATTTCCTAAAATACCAAATTCAATCTTAGAAATTAAAGATGAATTTAGTGAATTTAATGCTCGTGAAAAATACGATATTGAAGTAAAAGATGTTAACGAAGCTCCTAAAGGATGTATCTGCGGACCTATCTTAAGAGGACTTGCAAGACCTGAAGACTGTAAGTTATTCAGAAAAGCATGTACTCCATTACACCCAATCGGTGCTTGTATGGTAAGTAAAGAAGGAACTTGTAACATTGCACACAGATATTCAAGAGGATAA
- a CDS encoding glycosyltransferase family 39 protein: MLKEFNLNKKDKAYLIAILLFSTILVGYYINFNNSIGIACSDVYVYLLNALFYTGEKISTTSFVYISPVICFLTSLLFRIGLVDKLAIFIVTGLFAIIGNIGLYILLRKFFKEELSLLGVIIYSSSSLYLTWLANGTLDIPGVSMIIWIAIITLIAIKENPKYYQYIIPVMALGFFTRYTIILTIPAFFLFYVLENGFAIKPEDWNYMKKGLLIGVAIGVILLAIVLIMGNGQFELGNQMMSGIKGTSGSVKDPAYTPDVGYYLKNYPNFISNSHTVFEANPVLNSPTILSYIVFALLFVGAGFWLYDNRFNLKKHDKIAIIVLLIGILSFTRVTSIITSILIYIGIYLLAKDRNYNVGIFMLGWILANAIFLSFNIVKVNRYILPTFPAFIFFVLVAIENIHSHIKINKNIIPIALIVLFVIQAFAFTATFEPTNKYLAPEEISNYIIDNNPDYKNMTIGVYNVRPYSWWIGTNIEGIPSSVHSKIDQSNITYYISNHPINLTNFTMVKNIDTLYLYKNNKTPFN; this comes from the coding sequence ATGTTAAAAGAGTTCAATTTAAATAAAAAAGATAAAGCATATTTAATAGCTATTTTATTATTTAGCACAATATTAGTTGGATATTATATCAACTTTAATAATTCAATTGGTATTGCATGTTCTGATGTGTATGTTTATCTTTTAAATGCTCTTTTTTATACTGGAGAAAAAATAAGTACAACAAGTTTTGTTTATATCTCTCCAGTAATCTGTTTTTTAACTTCACTTCTTTTTAGAATAGGATTAGTGGATAAATTAGCAATATTTATCGTTACTGGACTATTTGCAATAATTGGAAATATCGGATTATACATTTTACTTAGAAAATTCTTTAAAGAAGAGTTAAGCCTTCTTGGTGTGATAATTTATTCTTCATCATCACTTTACCTAACCTGGCTTGCAAACGGAACATTAGACATTCCTGGTGTTTCAATGATTATATGGATTGCAATTATTACTTTAATCGCAATTAAAGAAAATCCAAAATACTACCAGTACATAATTCCAGTAATGGCTCTTGGATTTTTCACAAGATACACCATTATTCTAACAATTCCAGCATTTTTCTTGTTTTATGTTCTTGAAAACGGATTTGCAATAAAACCAGAAGATTGGAACTATATGAAAAAAGGATTGCTCATAGGAGTGGCTATTGGAGTAATCTTACTTGCAATTGTACTAATTATGGGTAATGGTCAATTCGAATTAGGAAACCAGATGATGAGCGGAATTAAAGGAACAAGTGGTTCTGTAAAAGATCCAGCTTACACTCCTGATGTTGGATACTATTTGAAAAACTATCCTAACTTCATATCAAATTCACATACTGTATTTGAGGCAAACCCTGTATTAAACTCCCCTACAATCCTATCATATATTGTATTTGCATTATTATTTGTTGGAGCAGGATTCTGGCTATATGATAACAGATTTAATCTTAAAAAACATGATAAAATTGCAATTATAGTATTACTAATAGGAATATTAAGCTTTACAAGAGTTACTTCAATAATTACATCAATTTTAATTTATATTGGAATATATTTACTTGCAAAAGATAGAAATTACAATGTAGGAATATTTATGTTAGGCTGGATTTTGGCAAATGCAATTTTCTTAAGCTTTAATATTGTTAAAGTAAACAGATACATACTTCCAACATTTCCAGCATTCATATTCTTTGTTTTAGTAGCAATAGAAAATATCCACTCACACATCAAAATTAATAAAAATATAATTCCAATAGCTTTGATAGTGTTGTTTGTAATTCAGGCATTTGCATTTACTGCAACCTTTGAGCCAACAAACAAATATCTTGCTCCAGAAGAGATTTCAAACTACATTATTGATAACAATCCTGATTACAAAAACATGACTATTGGTGTTTACAATGTAAGACCATATAGCTGGTGGATTGGAACAAATATCGAAGGAATACCTTCAAGTGTACACAGCAAAATAGATCAAAGTAATATCACATATTATATTTCAAACCATCCTATTAACCTGACAAATTTTACCATGGTTAAAAATATTGATACTTTGTATTTATATAAAAATAATAAAACTCCTTTTAATTAA
- a CDS encoding UDP-2,4-diacetamido-2,4,6-trideoxy-beta-L-altropyranose hydrolase, producing MFNNNKILVVIPAKGNSNGIPRKYVRLLDNKPLISYTIQTAKSSQYVDDVVVTTDDSEIAFISEKFGASVIKYSEESSEGKVNLESVIFNSIVQKEKSTFDEYDIVITMLPTSPLVKISTLNSAIEKFDDFGLESVISVVEDKQLFWGYDEDNKRYFPNYIERVNTHELPSNFKETGAIVATRRGFINDDSYIGDNIDIINLSREEAIVVDDYMDWAVVDAIIQRKKVAIVISDDDGGTRRVGSCLSFASKLVSHDILFVLDKQYEYGHKLIEKFGFNCKCYNNQNDIFNILDEFNPQIVLNDVSDTSVEYMDELKNRGFFTVNFDDLGEGSKLAHVVFDSLYEHDLSDSNVYNGQKFHVLEDEFYFQPRKVITQDVSNILILIEGSDPKNLSEMFLEAILSTTYEKKINVIVGRGYENIEQLVSRFEANPLVQIYQNVSNVSDFVFKADILIASASKIMYDACSLGIPTICVYQNDIERTHVFANSANGIINLGDADSLAKEDFINEFLELVNNHELRMNMHDKMRAIDLYHGYENISSVVREQYRKFIMK from the coding sequence ATGTTCAATAATAATAAGATTTTAGTAGTTATTCCGGCAAAGGGGAATTCAAATGGTATTCCTCGTAAATATGTTAGGTTATTAGATAATAAACCTCTAATTTCTTATACAATTCAAACTGCTAAATCATCACAATATGTTGATGATGTTGTTGTAACTACTGATGATAGTGAAATTGCTTTTATTTCTGAAAAATTTGGAGCAAGTGTTATTAAGTATTCTGAAGAATCATCTGAAGGGAAAGTTAATTTAGAATCTGTTATTTTCAATTCTATTGTACAAAAAGAAAAATCAACATTTGATGAGTATGATATAGTAATTACAATGTTGCCAACATCTCCTTTGGTTAAAATAAGCACTTTAAACTCAGCTATTGAGAAATTTGATGATTTTGGGCTTGAAAGTGTAATTTCTGTTGTTGAAGATAAACAACTATTCTGGGGATATGATGAAGATAACAAAAGATATTTCCCAAATTACATTGAAAGGGTAAATACTCATGAATTGCCAAGTAACTTCAAAGAAACAGGAGCAATTGTTGCAACACGTAGAGGATTTATCAATGATGATTCTTACATTGGGGATAATATTGACATAATCAATCTCTCCCGTGAAGAAGCTATTGTTGTTGATGATTATATGGACTGGGCAGTTGTTGATGCAATTATTCAAAGGAAAAAAGTTGCAATTGTAATTAGTGATGATGATGGTGGAACCAGAAGAGTAGGTAGTTGCTTATCATTTGCATCAAAACTTGTTTCTCATGATATTTTATTTGTTTTAGATAAACAGTATGAATATGGACATAAACTGATTGAAAAATTCGGTTTTAACTGTAAATGTTATAATAATCAGAATGACATTTTTAACATTTTAGATGAATTTAATCCTCAGATAGTTCTTAATGATGTATCAGATACTTCTGTTGAATATATGGATGAATTAAAAAATAGAGGATTTTTCACTGTTAATTTTGATGATTTAGGTGAAGGTTCCAAACTTGCACATGTTGTTTTTGATTCATTATATGAACATGATTTAAGTGACTCTAATGTTTATAATGGTCAGAAGTTCCACGTTCTTGAAGATGAGTTTTATTTCCAGCCTCGTAAGGTAATTACTCAGGATGTAAGTAATATTTTAATTCTTATTGAAGGTAGTGATCCTAAAAATTTATCTGAAATGTTTTTAGAGGCTATTTTGTCAACCACTTACGAAAAGAAAATAAATGTTATTGTTGGTAGAGGTTATGAAAATATTGAACAGTTAGTATCCAGATTTGAAGCAAACCCTCTAGTTCAAATTTATCAGAATGTTTCTAATGTAAGTGATTTTGTATTTAAGGCAGATATCTTAATTGCTTCTGCTAGTAAAATTATGTATGATGCCTGTTCATTAGGTATTCCTACAATCTGTGTTTATCAAAATGATATAGAACGTACTCATGTATTTGCTAATAGTGCAAATGGTATTATAAATCTTGGTGATGCTGATTCACTTGCAAAAGAGGATTTCATAAATGAGTTTTTAGAACTTGTTAACAACCATGAACTTAGAATGAATATGCATGATAAAATGAGGGCTATTGATTTGTATCATGGTTATGAAAATATTTCTTCTGTTGTTCGTGAACAGTATAGAAAATTTATAATGAAGTGA
- a CDS encoding N-acetylneuraminate synthase family protein has translation MKTFRRRPFLVGEISFNYYDLANRENLQYFDVAKLLIDKCKMSGVNGVNFHVGDSEFLHCGHDNELIEDQLTLDEYKQLARYAKQLDLVFIITPANENIVDELDEFVDVYKIASGDLTNIPFIDYISKKQKPILLGTGASNIKEIKAAIDCIEDNSNFNTVIMHAVLSYPTKLRDANLLMIKDLSESFEGYEVGYSDYTISDNYMFTLTTAYNYGAVVLEKYFTLDKSLENHKFSIDEEDVRIFNLNMDVLSKINGFKNKQPLICESYSRNCVRKSICAKKDIKMGELINESDIIIKRPGSGISPSEIDNVIGKKANKTISKGSLIDYDMLS, from the coding sequence ATGAAAACATTTCGCAGACGTCCGTTTCTAGTTGGTGAGATTAGTTTTAATTATTATGATTTGGCTAATAGAGAAAATTTGCAATATTTTGATGTTGCAAAACTACTGATTGACAAATGTAAGATGTCTGGCGTAAATGGAGTTAATTTTCATGTTGGTGATTCTGAATTCTTGCATTGTGGTCATGATAATGAGTTAATTGAGGATCAATTAACCTTAGATGAATATAAACAATTGGCCCGCTATGCTAAACAGTTGGATTTAGTTTTCATAATAACTCCTGCAAATGAGAATATTGTTGATGAATTGGATGAATTTGTGGATGTTTATAAAATAGCTTCTGGTGATTTGACAAATATTCCATTTATTGATTATATTTCAAAAAAACAAAAGCCAATATTGCTTGGAACTGGTGCATCCAATATAAAAGAAATCAAAGCAGCTATTGATTGTATTGAAGATAATTCTAATTTTAACACTGTAATTATGCATGCTGTTTTATCTTATCCTACAAAACTCAGGGATGCAAATCTTTTAATGATTAAGGACTTATCAGAGTCATTTGAAGGCTATGAAGTAGGTTACAGTGATTACACTATCTCCGATAATTATATGTTCACATTAACAACTGCATACAACTATGGTGCTGTTGTTTTGGAAAAATACTTTACTTTGGATAAATCATTAGAAAATCATAAATTTTCAATTGATGAAGAAGATGTTAGAATTTTTAATTTGAATATGGATGTATTATCTAAAATTAATGGTTTTAAAAATAAACAACCGTTAATTTGCGAGTCATATTCTAGAAACTGTGTTAGAAAGTCTATTTGTGCTAAAAAAGATATTAAGATGGGCGAATTAATTAATGAATCTGATATTATAATTAAAAGACCTGGAAGTGGAATTTCACCGTCTGAGATAGATAATGTGATTGGTAAAAAAGCGAATAAAACTATTTCTAAAGGTTCATTAATTGATTATGATATGTTATCATAA
- a CDS encoding TldD/PmbA family protein, producing MIYEIADKAQKAVKNSCDAYEIYIEESKSIELDSRKEELNFAKEEIDCGVGIRVIKDNKVGFAFTSDMNKIEEAAMQSIENTKLNKVDENYAFAEVEKVPEIKKVYDKKFNDLSLDESIEFLKNTIDTTINQGCDITGSGFSASEGRSLIINSNGVSIEDEGTGFGIGLSVTIQKDGQIATAYNSQSSRFFDLDGEKLAIEVCNLAKSSLDTKPIDTNDYDVVLDYYATTGLLQTFISAFNGENVMRGRSILKDKMGMEIANPNLTIVDNPLLENGMCTSKCDGEGSVSEKTELVKDGVLNSFIYDIYTANKQGVKTTSNGLRGSYLTTPMISPTNVEFKFDEMKDLSEIDKGVLTTSVLGAHTANPISGDFSVEASNAFKIENGELTDPINKAMISGNIFEIMKKVEGLKSEIKQYGQFIIPKLLVHDLRVVGQK from the coding sequence ATGATATATGAAATAGCTGATAAAGCACAAAAAGCAGTAAAAAACAGTTGTGACGCTTACGAGATATACATTGAAGAATCCAAATCTATTGAACTTGACTCTAGAAAAGAGGAATTGAATTTTGCGAAAGAGGAAATTGATTGTGGAGTTGGAATTAGGGTAATTAAAGACAATAAAGTTGGTTTTGCTTTCACTTCCGATATGAACAAGATTGAAGAAGCAGCAATGCAATCAATTGAAAACACAAAATTAAACAAAGTTGATGAAAATTATGCTTTTGCAGAAGTTGAAAAAGTTCCTGAAATTAAAAAAGTATATGATAAAAAATTCAACGACTTAAGTCTTGACGAATCCATAGAATTTTTAAAAAATACAATTGACACAACCATTAATCAAGGATGTGACATAACAGGTTCTGGATTTTCAGCAAGTGAAGGCAGATCACTTATTATTAACTCAAACGGAGTTTCAATTGAAGATGAAGGTACTGGATTTGGTATTGGACTTTCAGTAACTATACAAAAAGACGGACAAATTGCAACAGCATACAATTCACAATCTTCCAGATTTTTTGATTTAGATGGTGAAAAATTAGCTATTGAAGTATGTAATCTTGCAAAAAGTTCTCTTGATACAAAACCAATTGATACAAACGATTATGATGTAGTATTAGATTACTATGCTACAACAGGACTCCTTCAAACATTCATCAGTGCATTTAATGGTGAAAATGTAATGAGAGGAAGATCTATTTTAAAAGACAAAATGGGAATGGAAATTGCAAACCCTAACTTGACAATAGTTGACAATCCACTTTTAGAAAACGGAATGTGCACTTCAAAATGTGATGGAGAAGGTAGTGTAAGTGAAAAAACCGAACTTGTAAAAGATGGAGTATTAAATTCATTTATTTATGATATCTATACTGCAAACAAGCAAGGTGTTAAAACAACTTCAAACGGTCTTAGAGGATCTTATTTAACCACTCCAATGATTTCTCCTACAAATGTTGAGTTTAAATTTGATGAAATGAAAGACTTATCTGAAATTGACAAAGGTGTTTTAACAACAAGCGTTTTAGGAGCACATACTGCAAATCCAATTTCAGGAGACTTTTCTGTTGAAGCAAGTAATGCATTTAAAATTGAAAATGGAGAATTAACAGATCCTATCAATAAAGCTATGATTTCAGGAAATATCTTTGAAATTATGAAAAAAGTAGAAGGATTGAAATCCGAAATAAAACAGTATGGCCAATTTATTATTCCTAAATTGTTAGTACACGATTTAAGAGTAGTTGGTCAAAAATAA